One Roseovarius bejariae genomic region harbors:
- a CDS encoding DUF4167 domain-containing protein, with the protein MRSSKSRSRNKSGRNNRSVGNIVNRVFDSSGPEGKVRGTPQQIIDKYNQLARDAQLAGDRVLTENFQQHAEHYLRLLSNAQKEQEQRREEQERQNRERQAERDRERAKRQEREANAGGDPSEAPQPDVVDGPSDDSGLVETPETKKTDKPKRSRKPKPKKDSGEGQSDDSPKAEGGDGAPEAAE; encoded by the coding sequence ATGAGATCATCCAAGTCACGTTCGCGTAATAAATCGGGTCGTAACAATCGCTCGGTGGGAAATATCGTCAACCGCGTCTTCGACAGTTCGGGACCGGAGGGCAAGGTGCGCGGCACCCCCCAACAGATTATCGACAAGTACAATCAATTGGCGCGTGATGCGCAACTGGCCGGGGACCGGGTTCTGACCGAGAACTTCCAGCAGCACGCGGAACATTATCTGCGGCTTCTGAGCAATGCCCAGAAAGAACAGGAACAGCGCCGCGAAGAGCAGGAGCGCCAGAACCGTGAACGGCAGGCGGAGCGGGATCGCGAACGCGCCAAGCGGCAGGAGCGTGAAGCCAATGCCGGGGGCGACCCGTCGGAAGCGCCGCAGCCCGATGTGGTGGACGGGCCGAGCGATGACAGTGGTCTGGTGGAAACGCCGGAGACCAAGAAAACCGACAAGCCCAAGCGCAGCCGCAAACCCAAGCCCAAGAAGGATAGCGGCGAGGGTCAGTCGGACGACAGCCCCAAGGCCGAGGGGGGCGATGGCGCCCCGGAGGCGGCGGAGTAA
- the lptF gene encoding LPS export ABC transporter permease LptF produces the protein MLSQFMVLFGFFALVLVSIFWINKAVRMFDRLIGDGQPAWVFLEFTALTLPGVIGVVLPIAAFAATVYVTNRLSTESELTVMQATGYSPWRLIRPVFIFGCLIALMMSLLTHILIPSSLSQLRMRQAEVSKNITAKLLTEGEFLHPAPGVTFYIRDITPEGELRDVFLSDRRNVERPVTYTSSQAYLVQQNGGTKLVMVEGLAQVVRTDGNRLFTTHFDDFSYDISSLISRGKTNLDKVGFAATLDMLTAPQAVAERTGVTVAQVNYEVHNRFTQAILCIVASLIGFATLLIGTYSRFGVWWQIVSAFVLLVLIKMVESGLSGMVLNSSSAWPLLYVPPALGMVMTAILLHIAANPGLGRRLAMWKRYRIEEAS, from the coding sequence ATGCTGTCGCAATTCATGGTGTTGTTCGGGTTCTTTGCGCTTGTTCTGGTGTCGATCTTCTGGATCAACAAGGCGGTGCGCATGTTCGACCGACTCATCGGCGACGGACAGCCCGCCTGGGTTTTTCTGGAGTTCACGGCGCTGACGCTGCCGGGGGTGATCGGCGTTGTCCTGCCGATCGCCGCCTTCGCGGCGACGGTCTATGTCACCAACCGCCTGAGCACGGAAAGCGAACTCACCGTAATGCAGGCAACGGGCTATTCGCCGTGGCGCCTGATCCGCCCCGTGTTCATCTTCGGCTGCCTGATCGCGCTGATGATGTCCCTGCTCACGCACATCCTTATCCCCTCCAGCCTCAGCCAATTGCGTATGCGGCAGGCCGAAGTCAGCAAGAACATCACCGCCAAACTCTTGACTGAGGGTGAATTTCTCCACCCGGCTCCCGGTGTCACATTCTACATCCGCGACATCACGCCCGAAGGTGAACTGCGCGATGTCTTCCTCTCGGATCGTCGCAACGTCGAACGCCCTGTCACCTATACCTCGTCGCAGGCATACTTGGTGCAACAGAACGGCGGCACGAAGCTGGTGATGGTCGAAGGGTTGGCACAGGTTGTTCGAACCGACGGGAACCGCCTATTCACAACACATTTCGATGACTTTTCATATGACATCTCCAGCCTGATTTCACGCGGCAAAACCAACCTCGACAAAGTGGGATTTGCCGCGACGCTCGACATGCTCACTGCACCGCAAGCCGTGGCCGAACGGACCGGCGTCACCGTCGCTCAGGTGAATTACGAGGTCCATAACCGGTTCACCCAAGCGATCTTGTGCATTGTCGCCTCCCTGATCGGCTTCGCCACCCTGCTGATCGGGACTTACAGCCGGTTCGGCGTCTGGTGGCAAATCGTCAGTGCCTTCGTGCTTCTCGTGTTGATCAAAATGGTCGAAAGCGGGCTATCCGGCATGGTCCTCAACAGTTCATCGGCTTGGCCGTTACTCTATGTTCCCCCCGCCCTTGGCATGGTCATGACCGCGATATTATTACATATCGCGGCCAATCCCGGCCTTGGCCGCAGGCTCGCCATGTGGAAACGCTACAGGATCGAGGAGGCGTCATGA
- a CDS encoding LPS-assembly protein LptD — translation MMRLARLLFALVLAVCVLPSARMLVAQQSTDPAMLVADDVYLSGENRLTAYGNVEALYDGRRLQASEITYDQKTETLIIKGPITLHEQNNTLILADSGELDRDMRNGILRGARIVMQNQVQLAAHAMARRDGRYNKMYKAAVTSCRVCKTGRPPLWQIRARRVVHDQQEKQLYFDDAQFQIMDVPVFYMPRLRLPDPTLERATGFLIPSLHNSTQLGFGVRVPYFIRIGDHKDLTLTPFISANSLTLEARYRQAFRNGRIEFEGAISDDNFGPRSTRGYIFGHGAFELPQDFNLTFNLEAVRDDTYLLDYGYSDKDRLQSELAIERVERDEYIRGALTHFYSLRSGESNSTLPSIVGNAEYERRFHPDALGGEFRFSALAHSHYRSSSSTTDVAVPDGWADGRDVTRLTLNGDWMRNWTLPGGLRARVQTGLALDSFHIAQSGTLSRSEATETTPSAALRLRWPLLKTERGGATQVLEPTLQLAWVGGSNPNIPNDESTLIEFDEGNLFAMSRFTAPDRRERGLTGAYGISWTRIDPKGWQASFAVGQVVHEDRQLEVSGLETFTDSSGLNGKFSDVLFAGQFKNDNGLTITARSLFDDAFDTTKAEARASWQTDRTNLGATYIWLRDDPRENRFGNVSEWAFDASHRLSRHWTGSAEWRYDVAQDRSVRAGVGLKYTNECVDLALSASRRFTSSTILAPSTNISFTVGLRGFTTTTNDKSYVRTCRN, via the coding sequence ATGATGCGCCTCGCCCGCCTTTTGTTCGCCTTGGTCTTGGCCGTCTGTGTGCTGCCGTCTGCGCGTATGCTTGTGGCACAGCAATCCACCGATCCCGCCATGCTGGTCGCCGACGATGTCTACCTCAGTGGCGAAAACCGGCTTACCGCCTACGGCAATGTCGAGGCGCTGTATGACGGCCGCCGCCTGCAAGCCAGCGAAATCACCTATGATCAGAAAACCGAAACCCTGATCATCAAGGGTCCGATCACCCTCCACGAGCAGAACAACACCCTGATCCTCGCCGATTCCGGCGAACTGGACCGTGACATGCGCAACGGTATCCTGCGCGGGGCGCGCATCGTCATGCAAAATCAGGTGCAACTGGCCGCCCATGCCATGGCCCGCCGCGACGGCCGCTACAACAAGATGTACAAGGCCGCCGTCACCTCTTGCCGGGTCTGCAAAACGGGCCGGCCACCCCTGTGGCAAATCCGTGCCCGCCGGGTGGTGCACGACCAACAGGAAAAGCAGCTGTATTTCGATGACGCGCAATTTCAGATCATGGATGTGCCGGTCTTCTACATGCCGCGCCTGCGCCTGCCCGATCCGACGCTGGAACGCGCCACCGGCTTCCTGATCCCCTCGCTGCATAACTCGACGCAACTGGGATTCGGCGTGCGTGTCCCCTATTTCATACGGATCGGCGATCACAAGGACCTGACACTCACCCCCTTCATTTCGGCCAATTCGCTCACGCTTGAGGCACGCTACCGGCAAGCCTTCCGCAATGGCCGGATCGAATTCGAAGGCGCCATCTCGGACGATAATTTTGGTCCGCGCTCAACCCGTGGATATATCTTCGGGCACGGGGCTTTTGAGTTACCCCAAGATTTCAACCTTACCTTCAACTTAGAAGCCGTTCGTGACGATACCTACCTGCTGGACTATGGCTATTCCGACAAGGACCGCTTGCAAAGCGAACTCGCCATCGAACGGGTGGAACGCGATGAATATATCCGCGGGGCGCTGACGCATTTCTATTCGCTGCGTAGCGGGGAATCCAATTCGACCTTGCCATCCATTGTCGGCAATGCCGAATACGAACGCCGCTTTCACCCTGACGCTCTGGGGGGCGAATTCCGCTTCAGCGCCTTGGCGCATAGCCATTATCGGTCATCTTCAAGCACCACGGATGTTGCGGTCCCCGATGGTTGGGCCGATGGTCGGGATGTCACGCGCCTGACCCTCAACGGCGATTGGATGCGCAACTGGACCCTGCCGGGCGGCCTTCGCGCCCGTGTTCAAACCGGCCTTGCCCTCGACAGCTTCCATATCGCGCAATCCGGCACCCTCAGCCGATCAGAGGCCACCGAGACCACCCCCTCCGCCGCCCTCCGCCTGCGCTGGCCGCTTCTGAAAACCGAACGCGGCGGCGCAACACAGGTACTCGAACCCACACTGCAACTGGCCTGGGTCGGTGGGTCCAATCCGAACATACCCAACGACGAAAGCACCCTGATCGAGTTCGACGAAGGCAACCTCTTTGCGATGTCGCGCTTCACCGCCCCCGACCGGCGCGAGCGCGGCCTCACCGGGGCCTACGGCATTAGCTGGACACGCATTGACCCGAAAGGCTGGCAAGCCTCCTTTGCCGTGGGCCAGGTGGTCCATGAAGACCGCCAACTCGAAGTCTCGGGCCTTGAGACCTTCACAGACAGCTCGGGCCTGAACGGGAAATTCTCCGACGTCCTGTTTGCGGGCCAATTCAAAAACGACAACGGCCTCACCATCACCGCCCGAAGCCTGTTTGACGATGCCTTCGACACGACCAAGGCCGAGGCAAGGGCAAGCTGGCAAACCGACCGCACCAACCTTGGGGCAACCTATATCTGGCTGCGCGACGACCCACGCGAAAACCGCTTTGGCAACGTCTCGGAATGGGCCTTTGACGCCTCTCACCGCCTCTCGCGACACTGGACCGGCAGCGCCGAATGGCGCTACGATGTGGCACAGGATCGCTCGGTGCGGGCGGGGGTAGGTCTCAAGTATACCAACGAATGTGTCGATCTTGCGCTTTCGGCCTCGCGCCGCTTCACCTCTTCCACTATTCTCGCCCCATCGACGAACATCAGCTTTACCGTCGGTCTCAGGGGCTTTACCACCACGACCAACGACAAAAGCTACGTCCGGACATGCAGGAACTGA
- the rsmA gene encoding 16S rRNA (adenine(1518)-N(6)/adenine(1519)-N(6))-dimethyltransferase RsmA: MSAIDNLPPLRQVIADHGLSARKSLGQNFLLDLNLTAKIARQAGDLSGCDVLEIGPGPGGLTRGLLSEGARRVLAIEKDTRCLPALDEIAKAYPGRLEVLNADALDLDPLQHLTPPIKVVANLPYNVGTELLIRWLTPPDWPPFWQSLTLMFQREVAERITAQPGSKAYGRLAILSQWRADARIVMHLPPGAFTPPPKVASAVVHLTALPEPRFPADPKILERVVARAFNQRRKMLRAALKGMAPDIEDRLLSAGIKPTDRAETVHLEQFCALARSFET, encoded by the coding sequence ATGAGCGCCATCGACAACCTGCCGCCCCTGCGCCAAGTGATCGCCGACCATGGCCTCTCGGCGCGCAAATCCTTGGGCCAGAACTTCCTGCTTGATCTCAACCTCACCGCCAAAATCGCCCGGCAGGCGGGCGACCTATCGGGCTGTGACGTGCTGGAAATCGGGCCCGGGCCGGGGGGCCTCACCCGTGGGCTCCTCTCCGAAGGCGCGCGCCGGGTTCTGGCAATCGAGAAAGACACCCGCTGCCTTCCCGCACTTGATGAGATCGCCAAGGCCTATCCCGGCAGGCTAGAGGTGCTCAACGCCGATGCGCTCGATCTGGACCCGCTCCAACACCTCACACCGCCCATCAAGGTCGTCGCCAACCTGCCCTACAACGTGGGCACCGAGTTGCTGATCCGCTGGCTCACCCCGCCCGACTGGCCCCCCTTCTGGCAAAGCCTGACCCTGATGTTCCAGCGCGAGGTGGCCGAACGCATCACCGCCCAACCCGGCTCCAAGGCCTATGGGCGGCTGGCGATCCTCTCGCAATGGCGCGCGGACGCGCGGATCGTCATGCACCTGCCGCCGGGGGCCTTCACACCGCCGCCCAAGGTGGCAAGCGCGGTGGTGCACCTCACCGCCCTGCCCGAGCCGCGCTTCCCCGCAGACCCGAAAATCCTGGAACGCGTCGTCGCCCGCGCCTTCAACCAACGCCGCAAGATGCTGCGCGCGGCCCTCAAGGGCATGGCTCCCGACATCGAAGACAGGCTCCTTTCGGCGGGCATCAAACCCACCGATCGCGCCGAAACCGTACATCTTGAACAATTCTGCGCCCTCGCCCGCAGTTTCGAGACATAA
- the lptG gene encoding LPS export ABC transporter permease LptG: MILHSYFARKFLWTFLGVFGVFAMLLSLIDIVNELQDFPDLPFLQVVEIVALDQPKANYEILPLVLILATVALFLRLARSSELVVVRAAGRSALRALAAPIIVALLIGLLAISMFNPIVAAASKRHNDLVNSHRGGGSSVLAISSDGLWLRQGSEKGQTVIHAARASSDVTTLYDATFIAFSPDGTPLRRIAAQSARLTDGEWLLAGAKLWSLDQGGNPESSARQIDSLSIPSALTQDRILDSFGKPEYISLWDMPSFINQLEEAGFSARRYAVWMQMELASPVFLAALVVLTAAFTMRHTRISNTGISVLTAVMLGFTLHYIRNFAQILGENGQIPILLAAWAPPLASLLLAFGILLHMEDG, translated from the coding sequence ATGATCCTGCACAGCTATTTCGCCCGCAAGTTCCTCTGGACATTTCTCGGTGTTTTCGGTGTCTTCGCCATGTTGCTTTCGCTCATCGACATTGTGAACGAACTTCAGGATTTCCCCGATCTTCCCTTCCTGCAAGTGGTCGAAATCGTTGCCCTCGATCAGCCCAAAGCCAATTATGAAATCCTGCCATTGGTTTTGATCCTCGCCACCGTGGCTCTTTTCCTGCGCCTCGCGCGCAGTTCCGAATTGGTGGTGGTGCGTGCCGCCGGGCGTTCTGCCCTGCGTGCCCTTGCCGCACCGATCATCGTTGCCCTTCTTATCGGGTTGCTCGCGATCTCGATGTTCAACCCAATCGTCGCGGCAGCGTCCAAACGCCACAACGATCTGGTCAACAGCCATAGAGGCGGCGGCTCCAGCGTGCTTGCTATTTCCTCAGACGGGCTTTGGCTGCGCCAAGGAAGTGAAAAGGGCCAGACCGTTATTCACGCCGCTCGCGCCAGTTCGGACGTGACCACGCTTTATGACGCCACGTTCATCGCCTTTTCACCCGATGGAACACCGCTTCGCCGGATCGCCGCGCAGTCTGCCCGCCTGACAGATGGTGAATGGCTGCTGGCCGGGGCCAAGCTGTGGTCGCTCGATCAGGGCGGAAACCCCGAATCCTCGGCACGCCAGATCGACAGCCTTTCCATCCCCTCCGCCCTGACACAGGACCGCATTCTCGACAGCTTCGGCAAGCCCGAATATATCTCTCTTTGGGATATGCCCTCTTTCATCAACCAACTGGAGGAGGCCGGCTTTTCGGCGCGCCGCTATGCTGTCTGGATGCAAATGGAACTGGCCAGCCCAGTGTTCCTCGCGGCGCTCGTCGTCCTGACAGCGGCCTTTACCATGCGCCACACCCGGATCAGCAACACGGGGATTTCCGTCCTGACAGCGGTCATGCTGGGCTTTACCCTGCATTACATCCGCAATTTTGCACAGATCCTCGGCGAGAACGGCCAGATTCCGATCCTTCTTGCCGCATGGGCCCCGCCTCTCGCCTCTCTGCTCCTTGCCTTCGGCATCCTGTTGCACATGGAGGACGGATGA
- the prfA gene encoding peptide chain release factor 1 codes for MVPLDRLNEIVQRFEYIEAQMTAGGGDIAQLGREYAELRPVVEEIRAYMQAVEDVEGARAMLDDPEMRELAQEELTGLEAQLPGMEERLQLALLPKDEADARPAVIEIRPGTGGEEAALFAGDLARMYQRYAETKGWTFEVIEESETELGGIKELVARVSGDHVFARLKYESGVHRVQRVPETESGGRIHTSAATVAVLPEAEDVDIQIDQNDLRIDTMRSSGAGGQHVNTTDSAVRITHIPTGIVVTSSEKSQHRNREIAMQVLKTRLYDMERQKAHDERSSARAAQVGSGDRSERIRTYNFPQGRMTDHRINLTLYKLDQVMAGDLDEVIDALTADAQAAMLAEMEG; via the coding sequence ATGGTGCCTTTGGACAGACTGAACGAGATCGTGCAGCGTTTCGAGTATATCGAGGCGCAGATGACCGCAGGCGGCGGGGATATCGCGCAATTGGGCCGCGAGTATGCCGAGTTGCGCCCGGTGGTCGAGGAAATCCGTGCCTACATGCAAGCGGTGGAGGATGTCGAGGGCGCGCGGGCCATGCTGGACGATCCAGAGATGCGCGAGTTGGCGCAGGAGGAGTTGACCGGGCTTGAAGCGCAATTGCCGGGGATGGAGGAGCGGCTGCAACTGGCGCTGTTGCCCAAGGACGAGGCCGATGCGCGGCCTGCGGTGATCGAGATCCGGCCCGGCACGGGCGGCGAGGAGGCCGCCCTGTTCGCCGGGGATTTGGCGCGGATGTATCAGCGTTATGCCGAGACGAAGGGCTGGACATTCGAGGTGATCGAGGAGAGCGAGACCGAGCTTGGCGGGATCAAGGAATTGGTTGCGCGGGTCTCGGGGGATCATGTCTTTGCGCGGCTCAAGTACGAGTCCGGGGTGCACCGGGTGCAGCGGGTGCCGGAAACCGAAAGCGGCGGGCGTATCCATACCTCGGCGGCGACGGTGGCGGTGCTGCCCGAGGCGGAGGATGTGGATATCCAGATCGATCAGAACGACCTGCGGATTGATACGATGCGATCCTCTGGTGCGGGAGGGCAGCATGTGAACACCACGGATTCGGCGGTGCGGATCACGCATATTCCCACCGGGATCGTGGTGACCAGTTCGGAAAAATCGCAGCACCGCAACCGCGAGATCGCGATGCAGGTTCTCAAGACCCGGCTTTACGACATGGAGCGGCAGAAGGCGCATGACGAACGCTCAAGCGCGCGGGCGGCGCAGGTGGGGTCCGGCGATCGAAGTGAGCGGATCAGGACCTATAATTTCCCGCAGGGGCGGATGACCGACCACCGCATCAACCTGACGCTTTACAAGCTGGACCAGGTGATGGCGGGCGATCTGGACGAGGTGATCGACGCGCTGACGGCGGATGCGCAGGCCGCGATGCTGGCGGAGATGGAGGGGTGA
- the pdxA gene encoding 4-hydroxythreonine-4-phosphate dehydrogenase PdxA, whose protein sequence is MTGPIALTCGEPAGIGPELAAMAWDRLRADLPFFLIGDPAHLPPETPVAEIASPSEAMAASAMALPVLPHAFPGPRIPGTPDPAQAQAVIDVIARGVDLVQSGQAAALCTAPIHKKALQTGAGFAYPGHTEYLAALAGGADVVMMLASPALRVVPTTIHIPLAEVPKALTPELLEKTIRITHAALILDFGIETPRIAVAGLNPHAGEGGAMGLEETRMIAPLIDRLRREGINLAGPLSADTMFHDRARETYDAAICMYHDQALIPIKTLDFDRGVNVTLGLPFIRTSPDHGTAFDIAGTGAANPSSTIEALRMAQTMAQARTTQA, encoded by the coding sequence ATGACCGGCCCCATCGCGCTGACCTGTGGAGAGCCGGCGGGCATAGGCCCCGAACTGGCCGCCATGGCGTGGGACCGGCTGCGCGCCGACCTGCCGTTTTTCCTGATCGGCGATCCGGCGCACCTGCCGCCTGAAACCCCAGTGGCCGAAATCGCCTCCCCATCCGAGGCCATGGCCGCCTCTGCCATGGCCCTGCCGGTGCTTCCGCACGCCTTCCCCGGCCCACGTATCCCCGGCACGCCCGACCCCGCACAGGCACAGGCCGTCATCGACGTGATCGCGCGTGGCGTCGATCTTGTACAATCGGGCCAGGCCGCCGCCCTCTGCACCGCCCCCATCCACAAGAAGGCCCTGCAAACCGGGGCGGGCTTTGCCTATCCCGGCCATACCGAATACCTCGCGGCCCTCGCCGGTGGGGCCGACGTGGTGATGATGCTGGCCAGCCCCGCCTTGCGCGTGGTGCCCACCACCATTCATATCCCGCTGGCCGAGGTGCCAAAGGCCCTCACCCCCGAGCTTCTGGAAAAAACCATCCGCATCACCCACGCCGCGCTGATCCTTGATTTCGGCATAGAAACACCGCGTATCGCCGTGGCGGGCCTCAACCCCCACGCGGGCGAAGGCGGCGCCATGGGCCTTGAGGAAACCCGCATGATCGCCCCGCTGATCGACCGTCTGCGCCGCGAAGGGATCAACCTTGCAGGGCCCCTTTCTGCCGATACCATGTTCCACGACCGCGCCCGCGAAACCTATGACGCTGCGATCTGCATGTACCACGATCAGGCACTGATCCCGATCAAGACGCTGGATTTCGACCGCGGCGTGAATGTCACCCTCGGGCTGCCCTTCATCCGCACCTCGCCCGACCACGGCACCGCCTTCGACATCGCGGGCACCGGCGCGGCCAACCCGTCCAGCACCATCGAAGCCCTGCGCATGGCCCAGACCATGGCGCAAGCACGGACCACACAGGCATGA
- a CDS encoding peptidylprolyl isomerase, with protein sequence MQELTLMIPATMRRFLKTFTLPAVVAVATLSATPHAGQAQNLFEPVIKVDDQAITRYEIEQRARMLTLFRAPGDPRKLAREQLIEDRLKLDAANAAGLVIEEPDIQAGMEEFASRADMNAEELIRALEGAGVAEPTFRAFVRSGVTWRELIRARFIPRISVSEADLERARDAVSGQSGVRVLMSEIILPVTTPAQAEAAQARAARLAEIDTIPAFSSAARQYSASGTRNRGGRLDWMPITQLPATLRPIVLGLAPGEVSDPLPSNNAIALFQLRDIQETDAPDPEYAAIEYAAYYIDGGRSDQALARAARIKTEVDTCDDLYGVAQGQPPEVLDRGSKAPDEIPTDIAMELAKLDPGEVSTTLTRSQGKTLVFLMLCGRTAELDGEGPTDEDLTNFIRNQRLDSFGQGYLEQLRAEARIIEKE encoded by the coding sequence ATGCAGGAACTGACCTTGATGATACCAGCAACGATGCGCCGCTTTCTCAAAACCTTCACCCTGCCCGCCGTGGTGGCCGTGGCCACGCTTTCGGCAACACCCCATGCGGGACAGGCGCAAAACCTCTTCGAACCGGTGATCAAGGTCGACGACCAGGCCATCACCCGTTACGAGATTGAACAGCGCGCCCGCATGCTGACCCTGTTCCGCGCCCCGGGTGACCCCCGTAAACTGGCCCGCGAACAACTCATCGAAGACCGGCTCAAGCTTGACGCCGCCAATGCCGCCGGCCTTGTTATCGAAGAACCTGACATACAGGCCGGGATGGAAGAATTCGCATCCCGCGCCGACATGAACGCCGAGGAACTCATTCGCGCTCTTGAAGGCGCCGGCGTGGCCGAACCAACGTTCCGCGCCTTCGTACGCTCTGGCGTGACCTGGCGCGAGTTGATCCGCGCCCGCTTCATCCCCCGTATATCGGTCAGTGAAGCCGACCTCGAACGCGCCCGCGATGCCGTCAGCGGCCAAAGCGGCGTGCGCGTGCTGATGTCGGAAATCATCCTGCCCGTGACCACCCCGGCACAGGCCGAAGCGGCCCAGGCACGCGCGGCCCGCCTTGCCGAAATCGATACGATCCCCGCCTTCTCTTCGGCGGCCCGTCAATACTCGGCCTCCGGCACCCGCAACCGGGGCGGGCGTCTTGACTGGATGCCGATCACACAGCTTCCGGCCACGCTTCGGCCCATCGTTCTGGGCCTCGCCCCCGGCGAGGTCTCCGATCCGCTGCCCTCGAATAACGCCATCGCGCTTTTCCAACTGCGCGACATTCAGGAAACCGACGCCCCCGACCCCGAGTACGCGGCCATCGAATATGCCGCCTATTACATCGACGGCGGGCGCAGCGATCAGGCGCTTGCCCGTGCCGCCCGCATCAAAACCGAGGTGGACACCTGCGATGACCTCTACGGCGTGGCGCAAGGCCAACCGCCCGAGGTGCTTGACCGCGGGTCCAAAGCGCCCGACGAAATTCCAACCGACATCGCGATGGAACTGGCCAAGCTCGACCCCGGTGAAGTCTCGACCACCCTCACCCGGTCGCAGGGCAAAACGCTCGTCTTCCTGATGCTCTGCGGTCGCACGGCGGAACTCGATGGCGAAGGCCCCACCGACGAGGACCTGACCAACTTCATCCGTAACCAGCGGCTCGATTCCTTCGGTCAGGGCTACCTTGAACAACTCCGCGCCGAGGCCCGGATCATCGAAAAGGAATGA
- the prmC gene encoding peptide chain release factor N(5)-glutamine methyltransferase produces the protein MILRDVLRAGAEELRTAGVENAMRDARRLMAGALGVDAGRLTLLERDEVTPVVSATFLDAIRQRCEGVPVSHLLGWREFYGRRFEVSRDVLDPRPETEALIAEALREPFEEVLDLGTGSGCIVLTLLAERPAASGVGTDLSAAALEVARRNAQALGVEGRCAFTQSDWFADVGARFDLIVSNPPYIAAEEMAGLAPELRHEPRMALTDEADGLSAYRVIAANAGAHLRPGGRLLVEIGWQQGGAVAALFRAAGFAEVAVLPDLDGRDRVVRGRWRDGKNP, from the coding sequence GTGATCCTGCGCGATGTTCTGCGTGCGGGGGCAGAAGAGTTGCGCACGGCGGGCGTTGAGAATGCCATGCGCGATGCGCGGCGGTTGATGGCCGGGGCCTTGGGGGTGGACGCCGGACGGTTGACCCTGCTGGAGCGTGACGAGGTGACCCCGGTTGTTTCGGCGACGTTTCTTGATGCAATCCGCCAGCGATGTGAAGGCGTGCCGGTGTCGCATCTTCTGGGATGGCGGGAATTTTACGGGCGGCGGTTCGAGGTTTCGCGGGATGTTCTGGACCCGCGACCCGAGACCGAAGCCTTGATTGCCGAGGCTTTGCGGGAGCCATTCGAGGAGGTTCTGGACCTTGGGACCGGCTCGGGCTGTATCGTGCTGACGCTTTTGGCGGAGCGGCCCGCGGCCAGCGGCGTCGGCACCGATCTGAGCGCGGCGGCACTGGAGGTTGCGCGGCGCAATGCGCAAGCGCTTGGCGTCGAGGGACGCTGCGCATTTACCCAAAGCGATTGGTTCGCGGATGTGGGCGCGCGGTTTGACCTGATCGTGTCGAACCCGCCCTATATCGCAGCCGAGGAGATGGCGGGGCTGGCGCCGGAGTTGCGTCACGAGCCGCGTATGGCGCTGACCGATGAGGCGGACGGGTTGAGCGCCTATCGGGTGATTGCAGCGAATGCGGGGGCGCATCTGAGGCCGGGTGGGCGGCTTTTGGTCGAAATCGGCTGGCAGCAAGGGGGGGCTGTGGCAGCACTTTTCCGGGCGGCCGGATTCGCCGAGGTGGCGGTTTTGCCGGACCTCGATGGCCGTGACCGGGTGGTGCGCGGACGATGGCGCGACGGGAAAAATCCCTGA